The Akkermansia sp. N21116 genome includes a region encoding these proteins:
- a CDS encoding LamG-like jellyroll fold domain-containing protein: protein MTFTYKPGDDYASFGAGTIPFHTKLTDFPASFTVSFDVKSLSCANLNGKTLLSLYSNNNYYSSDTHSLQLQFNDQGKLYFYNMINGAVSFGGEETGNVKSIDTGLTSHDLQSDKWIKFCIVSDLSAHTLSIYVNGSMAGSITNWNPKHPALTGAQFGQAFGKVHTMSGTIKINNVNFYNDAVPPGSLFADMPLMPEFSKMFHSRSDILRNKYIASLQKIQQKYVKKQDFATVTLIQNIVKSPDSPVKEEKLPREVLRLATAYTIQKEQLGEQIKQAYLKTILQQQAQYAQKKQFDKIAEIQKIIKTIEQTYPSELFMKTDKK from the coding sequence ATGACCTTCACATACAAACCCGGTGACGACTATGCTAGTTTTGGCGCCGGAACTATACCGTTTCATACAAAATTGACCGACTTTCCCGCTAGTTTTACTGTCAGCTTCGACGTAAAAAGTCTCTCCTGTGCCAACTTGAATGGGAAAACGCTTCTGAGCTTGTATTCCAATAATAATTACTACAGTTCCGATACTCATTCTCTCCAATTGCAATTCAACGACCAAGGGAAACTTTATTTCTACAATATGATCAATGGCGCCGTGTCCTTTGGAGGAGAGGAAACCGGAAATGTCAAATCCATCGATACTGGTTTGACCAGCCATGATCTTCAGTCGGACAAATGGATCAAATTCTGCATCGTTTCCGATTTGTCCGCACATACTCTTTCCATCTACGTCAACGGTTCCATGGCTGGTTCCATCACAAACTGGAACCCGAAACATCCGGCCCTTACGGGCGCCCAGTTCGGTCAAGCATTCGGAAAAGTCCATACCATGAGCGGCACGATAAAAATCAACAACGTCAATTTCTACAACGATGCCGTTCCGCCAGGTTCTCTCTTCGCCGACATGCCGCTCATGCCGGAGTTCTCAAAAATGTTCCATTCGCGCAGTGACATCCTGAGAAACAAATACATCGCTTCTCTCCAGAAAATCCAGCAAAAGTACGTCAAGAAACAGGACTTCGCCACCGTTACACTGATCCAGAATATCGTCAAATCTCCCGATTCTCCGGTCAAGGAAGAAAAGCTTCCCCGGGAAGTACTCCGCCTTGCCACGGCCTACACAATTCAGAAAGAGCAGCTGGGAGAACAAATCAAGCAGGCTTATTTGAAAACAATTCTCCAGCAACAAGCCCAATATGCTCAGAAGAAACAATTCGATAAAATCGCTGAAATCCAAAAAATAATAAAAACAATCGAACAAACATATCCATCCGAACTTTTTATGAAAACAGACAAGAAATGA
- a CDS encoding LamG-like jellyroll fold domain-containing protein, with protein sequence MIDLAKRFFIIFILLFAIAISDAAVTVYSWKYTPDGAQINAPGWLSAFKYTKGDEFAILGFGNTPFKGEMTEFPAGFTVSFDIKSLSNINIQGQTLLSLYLNHDDNNYPLELKFNEKGKLYLYNRLYGAVSFGGEETGNAKFIDTGLTCKTLRANKWTNICIVSNLSAHTLSVYVNKSLIASITDWNPKHPALTGAQFGKSFGNTPSLNGTIEINNVNFYNDAVPPGSSLFSNMPHISEFSKMFNSRARNLKNKYIVALKKLQQKYIKKQDFASVSLILDILKDPDSPVAEEQLPQEILNLATAYKIHKDQMGEQIKQAYLKTLLQQQVQYAQKQQFNKLIEIREIIRTVEQKSPSELFMIMNNE encoded by the coding sequence ATGATTGATTTAGCGAAACGATTTTTCATCATCTTTATTTTACTCTTTGCCATAGCGATATCCGATGCTGCGGTAACCGTTTATTCATGGAAATACACACCGGACGGGGCCCAGATCAACGCTCCAGGATGGCTTAGTGCATTCAAGTATACAAAAGGTGATGAATTTGCCATTTTGGGATTCGGGAATACTCCCTTTAAGGGGGAAATGACCGAATTCCCTGCCGGTTTTACTGTCAGCTTTGATATAAAAAGCCTCTCCAATATCAATATTCAAGGGCAAACACTCTTGAGTTTATATCTCAATCATGACGATAATAACTATCCTCTAGAATTGAAATTCAATGAAAAAGGAAAACTGTATCTCTATAATAGGTTATATGGAGCCGTTTCCTTTGGCGGAGAAGAAACCGGAAATGCCAAATTCATCGATACTGGTTTGACTTGCAAGACTCTTCGAGCGAACAAATGGACTAATATCTGCATCGTTTCCAATTTGTCCGCACATACCCTCTCCGTCTACGTCAACAAGTCCTTAATTGCTTCTATCACAGATTGGAATCCAAAACATCCGGCACTTACGGGCGCTCAATTCGGAAAATCTTTCGGAAACACCCCCTCTCTAAACGGTACGATAGAAATTAACAACGTCAATTTCTATAACGATGCCGTTCCGCCTGGATCATCACTTTTCTCAAACATGCCGCACATATCGGAGTTCTCAAAAATGTTCAATTCGCGTGCGAGAAATTTAAAAAACAAATACATAGTTGCCCTCAAAAAACTTCAGCAAAAATATATCAAAAAACAAGACTTTGCCTCAGTCTCTCTCATTCTGGATATCCTCAAGGATCCTGATTCACCGGTCGCGGAAGAACAATTGCCCCAGGAAATACTCAACCTTGCCACAGCCTACAAGATTCATAAAGATCAAATGGGAGAACAAATCAAACAGGCCTATCTAAAGACCCTTCTCCAGCAACAAGTCCAATATGCTCAAAAACAACAATTCAACAAGCTCATTGAGATTCGAGAAATAATCCGAACCGTTGAACAAAAATCTCCTTCCGAACTTTTTATGATCATGAACAATGAATAA